In Musa acuminata AAA Group cultivar baxijiao chromosome BXJ3-11, Cavendish_Baxijiao_AAA, whole genome shotgun sequence, one DNA window encodes the following:
- the LOC135653190 gene encoding uncharacterized protein LOC135653190 isoform X2 has protein sequence MAQQNQEITPVDPANLPLKRKRGRPRKHDYDNPSCQQHQRLEAVPAQACPIADSVHHSQVIPTRANSTVTSSHGPNGLLGQAVCGTLDGTFDAGYLLTVRVANTGDVLKGLVFDPRLCIPVSTENDIAPLLAPVATPNGTSFSVDETLSETLVSVPVQAVPTSSAAPFKTVQACIPQTLPKSTLNDANEEPAPAASQQVVVDDAKAEDFLGLAAVNKETSQMILDVPSEGLSIKVIESLGVEQGMHQVKESSTSMVEASGGNEKMHQTKESPERVEAHYVH, from the exons ATGGCTCAACAGAATCAAGAGATCACCCCTGTTGATCCAGCTAACCTACCTCTAAAGCGCAAACGTGGTCGTCCTCGAAAGCATGATTATGATAATCCTAGTTGCCAACAACATCAAAG GCTCGAAGCTGTTCCAGCTCAGGCTTGTCCAATTGCCGATTCTGTTCATCACTCCCAAGTTATTCCCACACGAGCTAATTCAACTGTCACTTCAAGCCATGGACCTAATGGTCTACTTGGCCAGGCAGTTTGTGGCACTCTGGATGGAACCTTTGATGCTGGATATCTGCTCACTGTTCGAGTGGCCAATACTGGAGATGTCTTGAAGGGCTTGGTGTTTGATCCCCGTCTCTGTATTCCTGTTTCAACAGAGAATGATATTGCGCCGTTGCTTGCCCCTGTGGCAACACCAAATGGAACCTCCTTTTCAGTGGATGAAACGCTTAGTGAGACACTTGTTTCAGTACCAGTGCAAGCTGTACCTACGTCTTCTGCTGCCCCTTTCAAAACT GTTCAAGCTTGTATTCCCCAGACTTTACCCAAAAGCACATTGAATGATGCCAATGAGGAACCTGCACCAGCTGCATCTCAGCAGGTGGTGGTTGACGATGCGAAAGCTGAGGATTTTCTGGGCCTAGCTGCTGTTAATAAAGAAACATCTCAAATGATCTTGGATGTTCCATCAGAAGGTCTAAGCATAAAGGTTATCGAGTCCCTAGGAGTAGAACAGGGCATGCACCAGGTCAAAGAATCGTCTACGAGCATGGTTGAGGCATCAGGAGGAAACGAAAAGATGCATCAGACCAAAGAATCACCAGAACGTGTCGAGGCCCACTATGTTCACTGA
- the LOC135653190 gene encoding uncharacterized protein LOC135653190 isoform X1 produces MAQQNQEITPVDPANLPLKRKRGRPRKHDYDNPSCQQHQRLEAVPAQACPIADSVHHSQVIPTRANSTVTSSHGPNGLLGQAVCGTLDGTFDAGYLLTVRVANTGDVLKGLVFDPRLCIPVSTENDIAPLLAPVATPNGTSFSVDETLSETLVSVPVQAVPTSSAAPFKTVNQSPATSRLPHTAPQLSKNVQACIPQTLPKSTLNDANEEPAPAASQQVVVDDAKAEDFLGLAAVNKETSQMILDVPSEGLSIKVIESLGVEQGMHQVKESSTSMVEASGGNEKMHQTKESPERVEAHYVH; encoded by the exons ATGGCTCAACAGAATCAAGAGATCACCCCTGTTGATCCAGCTAACCTACCTCTAAAGCGCAAACGTGGTCGTCCTCGAAAGCATGATTATGATAATCCTAGTTGCCAACAACATCAAAG GCTCGAAGCTGTTCCAGCTCAGGCTTGTCCAATTGCCGATTCTGTTCATCACTCCCAAGTTATTCCCACACGAGCTAATTCAACTGTCACTTCAAGCCATGGACCTAATGGTCTACTTGGCCAGGCAGTTTGTGGCACTCTGGATGGAACCTTTGATGCTGGATATCTGCTCACTGTTCGAGTGGCCAATACTGGAGATGTCTTGAAGGGCTTGGTGTTTGATCCCCGTCTCTGTATTCCTGTTTCAACAGAGAATGATATTGCGCCGTTGCTTGCCCCTGTGGCAACACCAAATGGAACCTCCTTTTCAGTGGATGAAACGCTTAGTGAGACACTTGTTTCAGTACCAGTGCAAGCTGTACCTACGTCTTCTGCTGCCCCTTTCAAAACTGTAAATCAATCACCTGCAACCTCTAGGCTTCCTCACACTGCTCCTCAGCTGAGTAAAAAT GTTCAAGCTTGTATTCCCCAGACTTTACCCAAAAGCACATTGAATGATGCCAATGAGGAACCTGCACCAGCTGCATCTCAGCAGGTGGTGGTTGACGATGCGAAAGCTGAGGATTTTCTGGGCCTAGCTGCTGTTAATAAAGAAACATCTCAAATGATCTTGGATGTTCCATCAGAAGGTCTAAGCATAAAGGTTATCGAGTCCCTAGGAGTAGAACAGGGCATGCACCAGGTCAAAGAATCGTCTACGAGCATGGTTGAGGCATCAGGAGGAAACGAAAAGATGCATCAGACCAAAGAATCACCAGAACGTGTCGAGGCCCACTATGTTCACTGA
- the LOC135653190 gene encoding uncharacterized protein LOC135653190 isoform X3, whose translation MIMIILVANNIKACLGHRLEAVPAQACPIADSVHHSQVIPTRANSTVTSSHGPNGLLGQAVCGTLDGTFDAGYLLTVRVANTGDVLKGLVFDPRLCIPVSTENDIAPLLAPVATPNGTSFSVDETLSETLVSVPVQAVPTSSAAPFKTVNQSPATSRLPHTAPQLSKNVQACIPQTLPKSTLNDANEEPAPAASQQVVVDDAKAEDFLGLAAVNKETSQMILDVPSEGLSIKVIESLGVEQGMHQVKESSTSMVEASGGNEKMHQTKESPERVEAHYVH comes from the exons ATGATTATGATAATCCTAGTTGCCAACAACATCAAAG CTTGTCTTGGTCATAGGCTCGAAGCTGTTCCAGCTCAGGCTTGTCCAATTGCCGATTCTGTTCATCACTCCCAAGTTATTCCCACACGAGCTAATTCAACTGTCACTTCAAGCCATGGACCTAATGGTCTACTTGGCCAGGCAGTTTGTGGCACTCTGGATGGAACCTTTGATGCTGGATATCTGCTCACTGTTCGAGTGGCCAATACTGGAGATGTCTTGAAGGGCTTGGTGTTTGATCCCCGTCTCTGTATTCCTGTTTCAACAGAGAATGATATTGCGCCGTTGCTTGCCCCTGTGGCAACACCAAATGGAACCTCCTTTTCAGTGGATGAAACGCTTAGTGAGACACTTGTTTCAGTACCAGTGCAAGCTGTACCTACGTCTTCTGCTGCCCCTTTCAAAACTGTAAATCAATCACCTGCAACCTCTAGGCTTCCTCACACTGCTCCTCAGCTGAGTAAAAAT GTTCAAGCTTGTATTCCCCAGACTTTACCCAAAAGCACATTGAATGATGCCAATGAGGAACCTGCACCAGCTGCATCTCAGCAGGTGGTGGTTGACGATGCGAAAGCTGAGGATTTTCTGGGCCTAGCTGCTGTTAATAAAGAAACATCTCAAATGATCTTGGATGTTCCATCAGAAGGTCTAAGCATAAAGGTTATCGAGTCCCTAGGAGTAGAACAGGGCATGCACCAGGTCAAAGAATCGTCTACGAGCATGGTTGAGGCATCAGGAGGAAACGAAAAGATGCATCAGACCAAAGAATCACCAGAACGTGTCGAGGCCCACTATGTTCACTGA